One stretch of Tepiditoga spiralis DNA includes these proteins:
- the fliS gene encoding flagellar export chaperone FliS, which produces MYNQNNNTYFENTVRTATPAKLVEMLYSNAVERLEKSKTMIKEKNFTEANKQIIRVEDIINELNVSLDMEVGGEVSKNLRSLYNYMYRRLLEANVKKDIEIIEEVQGLIKDLLDTWKEAMKKSVNTLKEMSANTNKSKFDIQT; this is translated from the coding sequence ATGTATAATCAAAACAACAATACTTATTTTGAAAATACAGTAAGAACTGCTACTCCTGCTAAGCTCGTTGAAATGCTTTATTCAAATGCTGTTGAAAGACTTGAAAAATCTAAAACAATGATAAAAGAAAAAAATTTTACTGAAGCAAATAAACAAATAATAAGAGTTGAAGATATAATAAATGAATTAAATGTTTCATTGGATATGGAAGTTGGTGGAGAAGTATCAAAAAATTTAAGATCTTTATATAATTATATGTATAGAAGACTTTTAGAAGCAAATGTAAAAAAAGATATTGAAATAATTGAAGAAGTACAAGGTCTTATAAAAGATTTATTGGATACTTGGAAGGAAGCAATGAAAAAATCTGTTAATACACTTAAAGAAATGAGTGCAAATACAAACAAATCAAAATTTGATATACAAACTTAA
- a CDS encoding glycosyltransferase family 4 protein — MYALSMIFAIILTPLMILIAKKANIVDNPDENLKTHKKSIPYLGGVAVLFSIIPFFIFNISYILPAVLITFLGLWDDIKNVNSKVRLILEFILMGITIYMIYGYIHIVYFFLLMITGVAIINSVNMIDGMDGVCSGITAIALTFFAILGDNSLYYIVFALIGFLIYNKYPAKIFLGDAGSYLLGFTLFYSITSLTQKHGNGGYFISLIIGGVFATDFSFAILRRILNKKSPFSGDREHIYDKLNRRFNSSVPLTVFVLYLISITYGLISLFSWNFPIYGAIISIVTFLILGKILNLYGYDK; from the coding sequence ATGTATGCTTTATCTATGATATTTGCAATAATTTTAACACCTTTAATGATACTCATAGCAAAGAAAGCTAATATAGTTGATAATCCAGATGAAAACTTAAAAACGCATAAAAAATCAATACCCTATTTGGGAGGAGTTGCAGTTTTATTTTCTATAATCCCGTTTTTTATTTTTAATATTTCTTATATACTTCCAGCTGTATTAATAACTTTTTTAGGGCTTTGGGATGATATAAAGAATGTTAATTCTAAAGTAAGATTAATTTTGGAATTTATTTTAATGGGAATTACTATATATATGATTTATGGTTATATTCATATTGTGTATTTTTTTCTATTAATGATTACTGGAGTTGCAATAATAAATTCAGTAAATATGATAGATGGTATGGATGGAGTTTGTTCTGGAATAACCGCAATAGCTTTAACCTTTTTTGCTATACTTGGAGATAATAGTTTATATTATATAGTTTTTGCATTAATAGGTTTTTTAATTTATAATAAATATCCTGCTAAGATATTTTTAGGTGATGCAGGGTCTTATTTACTTGGATTTACATTGTTTTATTCAATAACGAGTTTAACTCAAAAACATGGAAATGGAGGATATTTTATATCTTTAATAATAGGAGGAGTTTTTGCAACTGATTTCTCTTTTGCGATATTAAGAAGAATTTTAAATAAAAAATCACCATTTTCTGGAGATAGAGAACATATATATGATAAGTTAAATAGAAGATTTAATTCTTCTGTACCGTTAACAGTCTTTGTTTTATATTTAATTTCTATAACATATGGTTTAATATCTCTGTTTTCTTGGAATTTTCCAATTTATGGTGCTATAATTTCAATAGTAACATTTTTAATACTTGGAAAAATATTAAATCTTTATGGATATGATAAGTGA
- a CDS encoding nucleoside-diphosphate sugar epimerase/dehydratase: MKYLTRRKIILSLVDISIFFISYILSLVLRFQFNMNEMDKYFSSILILPFIMILVYYLFGVYNSIWRFAKLTDLMVVFNSSIIGFLSSFVFVELLRRYVTDFFLLPFSISAMTALIGTFLIVWSRIFWFAKSNGYFKKKNISSKNILIIGAGEAGTEILNEFERHPEFGIVRGFLDDDKNKIGRSIHGYRVYDDTSNIMKYVKELEINEIIISIPSASSKEIKQIFNKIDNKKVLVKTLPSFYEILSNKLSLGFLRDVEISDLLGRKEVNVDFNQIKEYINKKNILITGAGGSIGSEICRQVCALNPKTLYILGRGENSIFKIKRELVERFPELKIEDIICDITNKERMESVFKKFKFDVVFHAAAHKHVFLMEENPTEAFRVNSLGTYELAKLADKYDVKKFIFISTDKAINPTSIMGTSKRFGEILIKSVAKNSKTNFGIVRFGNVLGSRGSVVPIFKEQIKKGGPVTVTHPKMKRYFMTIPEAVALVIQSGNFAKNGEVFVLDMEEPVLIDHLARELIRLSGYVPDQDIEIVYTGTKPGEKLYEELFLNEEDYEKTQNKRIYIARNSTVLKDTEGLVIELLKSIKNDDLDMLQTLIKKYIPDSTAVIRKNIAR; encoded by the coding sequence ATGAAATATCTTACAAGGCGTAAGATTATACTATCTTTAGTTGATATTTCAATATTTTTTATTTCTTATATATTATCATTAGTATTGAGATTTCAATTTAATATGAATGAAATGGATAAATATTTTTCTTCTATTTTAATTTTACCTTTTATAATGATACTTGTATATTATTTATTTGGGGTTTATAATTCGATTTGGAGATTTGCAAAATTAACTGATTTAATGGTTGTTTTTAATAGTAGTATTATAGGTTTTTTATCTTCTTTTGTTTTTGTGGAACTTTTAAGAAGGTATGTTACTGATTTTTTCCTTTTACCGTTTAGTATTTCAGCAATGACAGCACTAATAGGAACTTTTTTAATTGTATGGAGTAGAATTTTTTGGTTTGCTAAAAGTAATGGATACTTTAAAAAGAAAAACATAAGTTCAAAAAACATACTTATAATTGGTGCTGGAGAAGCTGGAACAGAGATTTTAAATGAATTTGAAAGGCATCCGGAATTTGGTATTGTTAGAGGATTTCTTGATGATGATAAAAATAAAATAGGAAGAAGTATACATGGTTATAGAGTTTATGATGATACATCAAATATTATGAAATACGTAAAGGAACTTGAAATAAATGAGATAATCATTTCGATTCCAAGTGCTTCTTCAAAAGAAATAAAACAAATTTTTAATAAAATAGATAATAAAAAAGTTTTGGTAAAAACTCTTCCAAGTTTTTATGAAATATTAAGTAATAAGCTTTCTTTAGGATTTTTAAGAGATGTAGAAATATCAGATTTATTGGGAAGAAAAGAAGTAAATGTTGATTTTAATCAAATAAAAGAATATATAAATAAAAAAAATATATTAATTACTGGAGCTGGAGGAAGTATTGGTTCTGAAATATGTAGACAAGTTTGCGCCTTAAACCCAAAAACATTATATATCTTGGGTCGTGGAGAAAATAGTATTTTTAAAATAAAAAGAGAGTTAGTAGAAAGATTTCCTGAATTAAAAATAGAAGATATAATATGTGATATAACAAATAAAGAAAGAATGGAAAGTGTTTTTAAAAAATTTAAATTTGATGTTGTTTTTCATGCTGCAGCCCATAAACATGTTTTTCTTATGGAAGAAAATCCAACAGAGGCTTTTAGAGTAAATTCACTTGGAACATATGAACTTGCTAAACTTGCAGATAAATATGATGTAAAGAAATTTATATTTATATCTACTGATAAAGCCATAAATCCAACTTCAATAATGGGAACGTCTAAAAGATTTGGAGAAATTTTAATAAAGAGTGTTGCAAAAAATTCAAAAACAAACTTTGGTATTGTAAGATTTGGAAATGTACTCGGAAGTCGTGGAAGTGTTGTTCCAATATTTAAAGAACAGATAAAAAAAGGTGGACCTGTTACTGTAACTCACCCAAAAATGAAAAGATATTTTATGACTATTCCAGAAGCGGTTGCACTTGTTATTCAAAGCGGAAACTTTGCAAAAAATGGAGAAGTTTTTGTATTGGATATGGAAGAACCTGTTTTAATAGATCATCTTGCAAGAGAGTTAATAAGGCTTTCTGGATATGTTCCCGATCAAGATATTGAAATAGTTTATACCGGTACAAAACCGGGAGAAAAACTTTATGAAGAATTATTTTTAAATGAAGAAGATTATGAAAAAACACAAAATAAGAGAATATATATAGCAAGAAATTCAACTGTATTAAAAGATACTGAAGGATTAGTAATAGAACTTTTAAAGTCAATAAAAAATGATGATTTGGATATGCTACAAACTTTAATAAAAAAGTATATTCCAGATTCAACGGCAGTCATAAGAAAAAATATAGCGAGGTAA
- a CDS encoding DegT/DnrJ/EryC1/StrS family aminotransferase translates to MFVPLSKPYITNDEKKYVNNVLDSNYLALGPYLKKFEESFIEFTKSKYCVGVNSGTSALQLILKATGFTKNNGMIVTPFTFISSSNVAIYENGHPVFVDIDPYTYNISIEELKKLIKNGNKITKVPYNEIKSFMGVDIFGQPIDWDEVYKILPNNIDIIEDSCEALGSEYKGKKTGTFGIAGTFAFYPNKQITTGEGGVIITNNEEISKLCRSMANQGRGDSMEWLEHVRIGYNYRLDEMSAAMGYAQMKKINEILLLREKVADNYHNLFKDESRIILPKIEKYTTKMSWFVYVIRLDLNWISKFIKIPNWVKEFKVSEKIDKEEWKKLIYKIKEIHKLFLKKLNEKGVQSKNYFSPVHLQPFYKELYGYEYGDYPITELISSLTVAIPFYSNISIQEQEYVVLKIKEVLEEIENEISYKA, encoded by the coding sequence GTGTTTGTTCCTTTATCAAAACCATATATAACCAACGATGAAAAAAAATATGTAAACAATGTTTTAGATTCAAACTATTTAGCACTTGGTCCGTACTTAAAAAAATTTGAAGAAAGCTTTATTGAATTTACAAAATCAAAGTATTGTGTAGGGGTAAACAGTGGTACATCAGCATTACAGTTGATACTTAAGGCAACTGGTTTTACTAAAAATAATGGAATGATAGTAACGCCATTTACCTTTATATCTTCTTCAAATGTAGCAATTTATGAAAATGGACATCCAGTGTTTGTTGATATTGATCCATATACTTATAACATATCTATTGAAGAGTTAAAAAAATTAATAAAAAATGGAAATAAGATAACAAAAGTCCCATACAATGAGATAAAATCATTTATGGGAGTTGACATTTTTGGACAACCTATAGATTGGGATGAAGTTTATAAAATTCTTCCAAATAATATTGATATAATAGAAGATTCTTGTGAAGCTCTTGGTTCTGAGTACAAAGGGAAAAAAACGGGAACTTTTGGAATTGCAGGAACCTTTGCATTTTACCCAAACAAACAAATAACAACAGGTGAAGGTGGCGTAATAATAACAAATAATGAAGAAATAAGTAAACTATGCCGTTCAATGGCTAATCAAGGTCGTGGAGATTCAATGGAATGGCTTGAACATGTTAGGATTGGCTATAATTATCGTTTAGATGAAATGTCAGCTGCTATGGGATATGCTCAAATGAAAAAAATAAATGAAATTTTATTACTTCGTGAAAAAGTAGCTGATAATTATCATAATTTATTTAAAGATGAAAGTAGAATTATTTTGCCAAAAATAGAAAAATATACAACAAAAATGAGCTGGTTTGTTTATGTTATAAGATTAGATTTAAACTGGATTTCTAAGTTTATAAAAATACCTAATTGGGTTAAAGAATTTAAAGTGTCAGAAAAAATAGATAAAGAAGAATGGAAAAAACTAATTTATAAAATAAAAGAAATACATAAATTATTTTTAAAGAAGTTAAATGAAAAAGGCGTTCAAAGCAAAAATTACTTTAGTCCAGTTCATTTACAACCGTTTTATAAGGAATTATATGGATATGAATATGGTGATTATCCAATAACAGAATTAATATCTTCGTTGACTGTTGCCATTCCTTTTTATTCTAATATATCTATTCAAGAACAAGAATATGTTGTTTTAAAAATAAAAGAAGTTTTGGAGGAGATTGAAAATGAAATATCTTACAAGGCGTAA
- the hisS gene encoding histidine--tRNA ligase translates to MAKYNRIKGTQDIYGEEMKYWSYIEETAKKVLKKYAFNEVRTPIIENTKLILRGVGETTDVVQKEMYTFEDKGGRSITLRPEGTAPIVRAYVENSMSSFGSPTKIFYMGPMFRYEKPQAGRYRQFHQIGAEIFGANTPMADAEIISMNYDFLRELGLKNFKIKINSIGCENCRAEYKNALKEFYEPLLPQLCEDCNKRFNTNIMRLLDCKKDLDKSKNAPSILDYLDEGCKEHFDKLKEYLDEFKIPYEVDSRIVRGLDYYNRTAFEIEHPMLGSQSAIGGGGRYDGLVSEIGGKETPSVGMAFGLERLVLALKAEKVEIPENDEIDVYIIYSGEGTQKEAIKIAKDLREKNLKIFLNISKRNFGGQMKHANKLNSKFAVIIGEDEVKNNIVSFKDLKTGEQIQVEKGWFINLITEKLENK, encoded by the coding sequence TTGGCTAAATATAATAGAATAAAAGGAACTCAAGATATATATGGAGAAGAAATGAAGTATTGGAGTTATATTGAAGAAACAGCAAAAAAAGTATTAAAAAAGTATGCTTTTAATGAAGTTAGAACTCCTATAATTGAAAATACAAAGTTAATTTTAAGGGGAGTTGGTGAAACAACTGATGTAGTTCAAAAAGAAATGTATACTTTTGAAGATAAAGGTGGAAGATCTATAACATTAAGACCAGAAGGAACTGCACCAATAGTTAGAGCTTATGTTGAAAATTCAATGTCTTCTTTTGGATCTCCAACGAAGATATTTTATATGGGTCCAATGTTTAGATATGAAAAACCTCAAGCTGGAAGATATAGACAGTTTCATCAAATAGGTGCTGAAATTTTTGGTGCCAACACACCAATGGCTGATGCTGAAATTATAAGTATGAATTATGATTTTTTAAGAGAACTTGGATTAAAAAACTTTAAAATAAAAATAAATAGTATAGGTTGTGAAAATTGTAGAGCAGAATATAAAAATGCTTTAAAAGAATTTTATGAACCTCTTCTTCCTCAATTATGTGAAGATTGTAATAAACGTTTTAATACAAATATAATGAGACTTTTAGATTGTAAAAAAGATCTTGATAAGTCAAAAAATGCTCCTTCAATATTAGATTATTTAGATGAAGGATGTAAAGAGCATTTTGATAAACTAAAAGAATATTTAGACGAATTTAAAATTCCTTATGAAGTAGATTCGAGGATAGTTAGAGGATTAGATTATTATAACAGAACGGCTTTTGAAATAGAACACCCAATGCTTGGATCACAATCTGCAATAGGTGGTGGTGGAAGGTATGATGGATTAGTCAGTGAAATTGGTGGAAAAGAAACACCATCAGTTGGAATGGCTTTTGGATTAGAAAGATTAGTATTAGCATTGAAAGCAGAAAAAGTAGAAATACCTGAAAATGATGAAATAGATGTTTATATAATTTATTCTGGAGAAGGTACCCAAAAAGAAGCAATAAAAATAGCTAAAGATTTACGTGAAAAAAATTTAAAAATATTTTTAAATATTTCAAAAAGAAATTTTGGTGGTCAAATGAAGCATGCAAACAAATTAAATTCAAAATTTGCTGTTATAATAGGCGAAGATGAAGTAAAAAATAATATTGTTTCTTTTAAGGATTTAAAAACTGGTGAACAAATACAAGTTGAAAAAGGTTGGTTTATAAATTTAATTACAGAAAAATTAGAAAACAAGTGA
- a CDS encoding S1 RNA-binding domain-containing protein, giving the protein MSEGIVQGTVVKVKVVDIKKFGAFVKVENSGEDGFVHISKVSKNYVKNITDFLEVGKVVEGKVIGKTKDGKLEISLKDIKNDAPVKDDNFEKRLSMFLKDSDRKISEFRRSRDKKRGGKKR; this is encoded by the coding sequence GTGAGTGAAGGTATAGTTCAGGGCACTGTTGTTAAGGTAAAAGTAGTTGATATTAAAAAATTCGGAGCATTTGTCAAAGTAGAAAACAGTGGCGAGGATGGTTTTGTACATATATCTAAGGTTTCAAAAAATTATGTAAAGAACATCACTGACTTTTTAGAAGTTGGAAAAGTTGTTGAAGGTAAGGTTATAGGCAAAACAAAAGATGGAAAACTTGAAATTTCATTAAAAGATATAAAAAATGATGCGCCTGTAAAAGATGACAACTTTGAAAAAAGACTTTCTATGTTCTTAAAGGACAGCGATAGAAAAATTTCAGAGTTTAGAAGATCTAGAGATAAAAAAAGAGGCGGAAAAAAGAGATAA
- the rpmE gene encoding 50S ribosomal protein L31, giving the protein MKKGIHPEMKLITVKCACGAEHKIYSTVENMRLDVCSKCHPFYKGETGAQILDTEGRVQRFKNKYKKFLEN; this is encoded by the coding sequence ATGAAAAAAGGAATACATCCTGAAATGAAGTTAATAACTGTTAAATGCGCATGTGGTGCAGAACACAAAATTTATTCTACAGTTGAAAACATGAGACTTGATGTGTGTTCAAAATGTCATCCTTTCTATAAAGGTGAAACAGGAGCACAAATACTCGATACTGAAGGTAGAGTACAAAGATTCAAGAACAAGTATAAAAAGTTCCTTGAAAACTAA
- a CDS encoding tetratricopeptide repeat protein — protein MKKIFISLFFIILVSLNFTQDYQKLFLHANSIRSVEEMNSLIRILNTATKTSENLSILCQSLTELANWGIKDESERIKTYEKAIEYGKKAVKLNPKSYYANYVTGTAIGRLAQFKGIIESLFMLGDFDKYLKKALELNPNYSYTYIALGMRYRDVPWPLNNMNKSEEYLKKALELNPKYSNIHYELGILYEKINKKDLAKKEFEKVLTMDFHPDWIAQGKETIELVKLELKKLNEN, from the coding sequence ATGAAAAAAATTTTTATAAGTTTATTTTTTATTATTTTAGTGAGTTTAAATTTTACACAAGATTATCAAAAACTATTTTTACATGCAAACAGTATTAGAAGTGTTGAAGAAATGAATTCTTTAATAAGAATTCTAAATACTGCTACTAAAACTTCTGAAAATCTTTCAATACTCTGTCAATCTTTAACTGAATTAGCAAATTGGGGTATAAAAGATGAATCTGAAAGAATTAAAACATATGAAAAAGCAATAGAATATGGGAAAAAAGCAGTTAAGCTAAATCCGAAGAGTTATTATGCGAATTATGTAACGGGAACTGCAATTGGAAGGTTGGCTCAATTTAAAGGAATAATAGAGAGTTTATTTATGCTTGGTGATTTTGATAAATATTTAAAGAAAGCATTGGAATTGAATCCAAATTATAGTTATACATATATAGCTCTTGGTATGAGATATAGAGATGTTCCTTGGCCATTAAATAATATGAATAAATCTGAAGAATATTTAAAAAAAGCATTGGAATTAAATCCAAAATATTCAAATATTCATTACGAACTTGGTATTTTATATGAAAAAATAAATAAAAAAGATTTAGCAAAAAAAGAATTTGAAAAAGTTTTAACAATGGATTTTCATCCAGATTGGATTGCACAAGGAAAAGAAACTATTGAACTGGTAAAATTAGAGTTAAAAAAATTAAATGAAAATTAA
- the galE gene encoding UDP-glucose 4-epimerase GalE: MSILITGGAGYIGSHTCVEFLNAGYDIVVVDNLSNSKKESLNRVEQITGKTLKFYHTDILNKTELEKVFEENNIEAVIHFAGLKAVGESVAIPLKYYHNNITGTLILNEVMQKYNVKKMVFSSSATVYGDPESVPISEDFPLHATNPYGRTKLMIEEILRDLYISDNDWSIALLRYFNPIGAHESGRIGEDPNGIPNNLMPYITQVAVGKREKLSVFGNDYNTHDGTGVRDYIHVVDLAKGHLKALEKIMKTKGIDAYNLGTGTGYSVLDVVKSFEKANNIKIPYIITKRRPGDIDKCYANPEKALKELGWKAEKNLEDMCRDSWNWQKNNPKGY; the protein is encoded by the coding sequence ATGTCTATACTTATAACAGGTGGAGCTGGTTACATTGGAAGTCATACATGTGTTGAATTTTTAAATGCTGGTTATGATATTGTAGTTGTAGATAATCTTTCTAACAGTAAAAAAGAATCTTTAAACAGAGTTGAACAAATTACAGGAAAAACTTTAAAGTTTTATCATACCGATATTTTAAATAAAACCGAATTAGAAAAAGTATTTGAAGAAAATAATATAGAAGCAGTCATACATTTTGCAGGTTTAAAAGCAGTTGGAGAATCAGTTGCTATACCTTTAAAGTACTATCATAATAATATAACTGGAACACTTATCTTAAATGAAGTAATGCAAAAATATAATGTAAAAAAAATGGTTTTTAGTTCTTCTGCAACTGTTTATGGTGATCCTGAATCAGTACCTATTTCTGAAGATTTCCCTTTACATGCAACAAACCCTTATGGAAGAACAAAGTTAATGATCGAAGAAATATTAAGAGACTTATATATTTCAGATAATGATTGGAGTATCGCACTTTTAAGATATTTTAATCCAATAGGAGCGCATGAAAGTGGAAGGATAGGAGAAGATCCAAATGGAATACCTAATAATTTAATGCCTTATATAACTCAAGTTGCTGTTGGTAAAAGAGAAAAGTTGAGTGTATTTGGAAATGACTACAACACTCATGATGGAACTGGTGTAAGAGATTATATACACGTTGTTGATTTAGCAAAAGGACATTTAAAAGCTCTTGAAAAAATAATGAAAACAAAAGGAATAGATGCTTACAATTTAGGAACTGGAACTGGATACAGTGTTTTAGATGTTGTTAAAAGTTTTGAAAAAGCAAATAATATAAAAATACCTTATATAATAACAAAAAGACGCCCTGGAGATATAGATAAATGTTATGCTAATCCAGAAAAAGCATTAAAAGAACTTGGATGGAAAGCAGAAAAAAATCTCGAAGATATGTGTAGAGATTCTTGGAATTGGCAGAAAAACAATCCAAAAGGATATTAA